In a genomic window of Gossypium arboreum isolate Shixiya-1 chromosome 7, ASM2569848v2, whole genome shotgun sequence:
- the LOC108458970 gene encoding probable sodium/metabolite cotransporter BASS3, chloroplastic: MISLTPYLSLPTTSAFTSKAKKLSISPKPATSPVCCFYSRYGLKLSGRKGYCQITKSTRGGLFVFACSTTPYVRRVGSRRLSFGSNAGGGATQVSKKVDLSQVLSAMLPFVVAITAVAALVQPSTFTWVSKDLYAPALGGIMLSIGIRLSFDDFTLAFKRPLPLSVGFIAQYLLKPALGVLVANAFCLSPTFYAGFILTSCVAGAQLSSYASFLSKGDVAVSILLTSFTTIASVIVTPLLTGLLIGSVVPVDAVAMSKSILQVVLVPITIGLVLNTYAKPVVTILQPVMPFVAMICTSLCIGSPLALNRSQILSKEGLQLVLPVLTFHAVAFAVGYWISKVPAFRQREEVSRTVSLCTGMQSSTMAGLLATQFLGSSSQAVPPACSVVAMAIMGLSLASFWGNGFRIRDLPSQLIPNTGSAFKTHWTSLRNESS, translated from the exons ATGATCTCACTTACTCCCTATCTTTCTCTCCCCACCACAAGCGCCTTCACTTCGAAAGCCAAGAAGCTCTCGATCTCTCCCAAACCGGCGACGTCGCCAGTTTGTTGTTTTTATTCGAGATATGGATTGAAGCTGAGTGGGAGGAAGGGTTACTGTCAAATTACTAAAAGTACTAGAGGAGGGTTGTTTGTATTTGCCTGTTCGACGACGCCGTATGTCCGGAGAGTTGGGTCGCGGAGACTTTCGTTTGGAAGTAACGCAGGTGGTGGCGCTACCCAAGTATCTAAAAAGGTTGATTTGTCTCAGGTTTTGTCAGCAATGCTTCCTTTTGTTGTCGCTATTACCGCTGTTGCTGCTCTTGTTCAACCTTCCACTTTCACCTG GGTATCTAAGGACTTGTATGCTCCTGCACTTGGTGGGATCATGTTGTCCATTGGAATTAGACTTTCATTTGATGATTTCACACTTGCATTCAAAAG ACCTTTACCGCTATCTGTTGGATTTATTGCACAGTATTTGCTCAAACCGGCACTTGGGGTTTTAGTTGCAAATGCATTTTGTTTGTCTCCGACATTCTATGCAGGCTTTATCCTCACATCTTGTGTTGCAGGGGCTCAACTGTCTAGCTATGCTAGCTTTTTGAGCAAAGGAGATGTGGCAGTGAGTATACTTCTCACTAGCTTTACCACCATTGCATCAGTGATAGTCACCCCTCTTTTAACCGGCCTTCTCATAGGGTCTGTCGTTCCGGTTGATGCTGTTGCTATGTCGAAGTCGATTTTACAG GTTGTTCTTGTTCCTATCACTATTGGGCTTGTGCTCAATACCTATGCAAAACCAGTCGTCACTATCCTTCAACCTGTGATGCCCTTTGTTGCAATGATCTGTACTTCCTTGTGCATTGGTAGCCCTCTTGCATTGAATAGGAGTCAAATTTTATCTAAAGAGGGTCTTCAGTTGGTTCTTCCTGTTTTGACATTTCATGCTGTGGCATTTGCTGTGGGATATTGGATCTCAAAAGTTCCTGCTTTCAG ACAAAGAGAAGAAGTTAGTCGGACAGTTTCATTGTGCACTGGAATGCAAAGCTCCACCATGGCAGGTCTCCTTGCAACCCAGTTTCTTGGGAGCAGTAGTCAAGCAGTTCCACCTGCATGCTCTGTCGTCGCCATGGCTATTATGGGTCTTTCTCTTGCCTCTTTCTGGGGCAATGGTTTCCGTATTAGAGACCTACCATCTCAACTCATCCCTAACACTGGCTCTGCTTTCAAAACACATTGGACATCTTTAAGGAATGAATCAAGTTAG